CAACAAGATGAGAAGCGTCAGCGGATGTCGGTCGAAAAGTTGCACAATGAATAATATAGTCTACACTATTATTAGCAAAAAACGTCCTAACAGCATCGTCGTTAGTTAGGTCAAGTTCCTTGCTAGACGGGGTAATCAAGCGATACATTGATTGTAGGCGTTCCTTTATTAAACGCCCCGTAACACCTTTAGGACCTGCCCCAGTGATAAGAATAGATTCCACTATAACCCCACAATCCACTTATATTTTGAATGTTTCAAAGCAACATTAGCTATAGGTAGAATGGCGATATTAGAAAGTAACAATAACGCCAAAAGAATCGTTTTTTCAAATTTAAAAACATCATCTACGCAAAGAATAATATCAATAACTATCATGTGCAACACATAGTATGTCATGGAATCTTGTCCTATTTTTATTAAAGGAATAAACTGTATGTTAATTTTTTTTAACAAATTGTTAACAAAAATCACAGCACACATTGCATAGACTATCCATAAATAAAAATTTCCGTAAATTAGAGAGTTGTTTGCAAAAGATACGGAACTATCCTTAAATACTGCAATAAGAACAAGGACAACAGATGCGATTATAAACACACTCCATTTATATTGTTTATCTTTCAATAAATATCCCGCGGAATAGAAAAAAAGACCTAGAGAAACATTTAAAATATACCATGGCCTCGATATATTCAAACAATGGAAAATAATAGAAAATAAAAGACAAACTAATGGACAAAGATATAATGCATATGAAGGCAATTTTATGTTTATATAATTAAAAAGCAATCGACAAGCAAACAGAGACAATAAAAACCATAAAGCAAGATTGCCAGGAAAAGCTCCATTAACTAGGAACGTTCCCATGATTTGTTTAAAAGTCGTAAAAACATCATTACCAGAAATGAAAACTTTTCTCGCAAAAAAAAAGACAAAACCAAATGAAGAAAAAACGACAAAAGGAACAATTAACCTTTTGTAACTAGAACGAGCTGTTTCAAGCATATCCTTTTTTTTGTAAAACATTCCTGCTTTAAAGAAAAACCAACTCATTGAAAAAAACAATATGTGAAAATACTTATAAATGGAGCAATCAGTCATACCCGCAGCTTGGAATATATGACTTACAACAATATGAAGTATGCAAAGACCGCATACCATATCTAAATATTCAGAACGAATCTTCTGTTCCATTCTCACATACCTTTTTAGGATTTGTCGTTTGTGAAAGTCTCAATTTCTTCTACACAAAGCTTATACACATCTTCATTCTTATAACGCTTATACCAGTCAGCAACAAGAGCCAAACACTTTTGCATATCCAATCTCGGTTTCCAGCCTAAACGAGTCTTGGCCTTGTTAATGTCAAGCATCAGCAATTGAGCTTCGTGAACAGAGTTAGGGTTAGAAGAATCTTTCAATTCGCCTTTGCCAAAATTCTTGACCAATTCTGTTGCGACATCCCAAACTGTAGAAACAGATTCCGCTTCAGGACCAAAATTCCAGCCTTCGCAATATTCTGTCGGTTTATTCCACATTTTCTGAGCAAGCAACAAGTAGCCAGAAAGAGGTTCCAACACATGTTCCCACGGGCGTACCGATTTTGGCGAGCGAATGTCGATTGGCTTGTTAGCTTCCAACGCACGAATGCAATCGGGTATGATTCTATCTAAGGACCAATCGCCACCACCAATCACATTGCCTGCACGAACAGAGGCTATCGACTTGCCATGTTTTTCGAATTGGTCCGGGTTAAAGTAGCTCCGACGCCATGACTGAATGGCAATTTCGCAAGCACCCTTCGAAGAACTATACGGATCGTAACCGCCAAACGGATCGTCTTCCTTGTAACCGCAAAGTTGTTCCTTATTGTCGTAGCATTTGTCCGTAGTAATCATCACACCGACCTTCACGCTTTCAGTGGCGCGAATAGCTTCGAGAATGCTGATTGTCCCCATGACATTTGTTTCATAGGTTTCTACGGGTTTTTCATAGCTCAGACGGACAAGAGGTTGAGCAGCCAAATGAAAAACAATCTCCGGCTGGAATTCAGCAAAGATATTTTTCATTTTCTGCAGGTCTCGGATATCCGCACGAATATCGGCCTTAATTTTTGAGCCGATACCGCTCAAAACGAAATTATCCTTTACAGAATACGGTTCAAGACCAACGCCAATCACTTCAGCTCCAAGTTCATGAAGCCAAATCGAAAGCCAACTACCCTTGAATCCCGTATGACCGGTTACAAGGACTCGCTTGCCTTTATAGAAACCATTGAACAAATCAATCATAAATTACCGATTGCAAAATTCCCTGATAGAATCGATCATGTACTGGAGCTTTTCCTCGGTCATACCAGGATAGACACCAATCCAGAACGTGTGTTCCATGATAAAGTCACTCACTTCAAGTGAGCCCGGCACGCGGTAGTCCACATTCTCGATATATTGCTCAAATGCAGGATGCTTAATCAAATTGCCCGCGAACAGGTTGCGAGTCTGGATTTTCTTGCTTTCGAGGTAAGTGGTCAAATCGTTGCGCGTGAATCCGGCGTCTTCTTTGACCGTAATCAAGAAACCAAACCACGACGGATTAGAATTTTTCTGCGGTTCAGGGAGAATAAGCCCCTTGGTTCCTTCAAGTCCTTCGCGGAGAATCTTGAAATTCTCGCGGCGGCGCTGCACAATGGTGTCAAGTTTTTCAAGCTGAGCGCAGCCGATTGCAGCTTGCATATCAGTAGCCTTGAGATTGAAACCAAGATGGCTGTAAACGTACTTGTGGTCATAACCCTTGGGAAGCTGACCGAACTGACCCGTAAAGCGTTTGCCGCAGGTGTTATCCACTCCACCCACGCACCAGCATTCACGCCCCCAATCGCGGAAAGATTTCACGTACTTGTCGAGTTCGTCGTTGTTGGTATAAACGGCGCCGCCTTCACCCATGGTCATATGGTGCGGCGGATAGAAGGAACTTGTACCGATGTCGCCGATGGTGCCCGTCTTTTTCCATTCGCCGTCAATCAAGTATTCGGAACCAAGTGCATCGCAGTTGTCTTCGACCAACCACAAATTGTGCTTGCGGCAAAAATCGACAACAGCCTGAAGATTGTATGGGTTGCCCAAAGAATGAGCGATCATCACAGCTTTGCACTTGGGTGAATAAGCGGCTTCAAGCTTTGACACATCGATATTGTATTCGGGAATGTTCATGTCCACAAACACGGGAATAGCACCATATTGCACAATTGGGGCGACTGTTGTCGGAAAACCTGCAGCCACAGTAATCACCTCGTCACCACGCTTGATCTGTCGGTCTCCGAGTTCCTGCGCAGTCAGAGCAAAGAACGCAATCAAGTTCGCCGAAGAACCCGAATTGACCAAACTGCAGTGTTTGACTCCCAGCCACTTGGCAAAGCGTGTTTCAAACTTGCGAGCCCATGGACCTGCTGTCAGCCA
This is a stretch of genomic DNA from Fibrobacter sp. UWB13. It encodes these proteins:
- a CDS encoding acyltransferase family protein, with translation MEQKIRSEYLDMVCGLCILHIVVSHIFQAAGMTDCSIYKYFHILFFSMSWFFFKAGMFYKKKDMLETARSSYKRLIVPFVVFSSFGFVFFFARKVFISGNDVFTTFKQIMGTFLVNGAFPGNLALWFLLSLFACRLLFNYINIKLPSYALYLCPLVCLLFSIIFHCLNISRPWYILNVSLGLFFYSAGYLLKDKQYKWSVFIIASVVLVLIAVFKDSSVSFANNSLIYGNFYLWIVYAMCAVIFVNNLLKKINIQFIPLIKIGQDSMTYYVLHMIVIDIILCVDDVFKFEKTILLALLLLSNIAILPIANVALKHSKYKWIVGL
- the rfbG gene encoding CDP-glucose 4,6-dehydratase, coding for MIDLFNGFYKGKRVLVTGHTGFKGSWLSIWLHELGAEVIGVGLEPYSVKDNFVLSGIGSKIKADIRADIRDLQKMKNIFAEFQPEIVFHLAAQPLVRLSYEKPVETYETNVMGTISILEAIRATESVKVGVMITTDKCYDNKEQLCGYKEDDPFGGYDPYSSSKGACEIAIQSWRRSYFNPDQFEKHGKSIASVRAGNVIGGGDWSLDRIIPDCIRALEANKPIDIRSPKSVRPWEHVLEPLSGYLLLAQKMWNKPTEYCEGWNFGPEAESVSTVWDVATELVKNFGKGELKDSSNPNSVHEAQLLMLDINKAKTRLGWKPRLDMQKCLALVADWYKRYKNEDVYKLCVEEIETFTNDKS
- the rfbH gene encoding lipopolysaccharide biosynthesis protein RfbH, whose protein sequence is MSKKEELKQQILELTREYYREVHETKPDFVPGKTHVNYGGRFFDAEEMVNLVDSSLDFWLTAGPWARKFETRFAKWLGVKHCSLVNSGSSANLIAFFALTAQELGDRQIKRGDEVITVAAGFPTTVAPIVQYGAIPVFVDMNIPEYNIDVSKLEAAYSPKCKAVMIAHSLGNPYNLQAVVDFCRKHNLWLVEDNCDALGSEYLIDGEWKKTGTIGDIGTSSFYPPHHMTMGEGGAVYTNNDELDKYVKSFRDWGRECWCVGGVDNTCGKRFTGQFGQLPKGYDHKYVYSHLGFNLKATDMQAAIGCAQLEKLDTIVQRRRENFKILREGLEGTKGLILPEPQKNSNPSWFGFLITVKEDAGFTRNDLTTYLESKKIQTRNLFAGNLIKHPAFEQYIENVDYRVPGSLEVSDFIMEHTFWIGVYPGMTEEKLQYMIDSIREFCNR